A window of Mangifera indica cultivar Alphonso chromosome 11, CATAS_Mindica_2.1, whole genome shotgun sequence contains these coding sequences:
- the LOC123229068 gene encoding pentatricopeptide repeat-containing protein At1g77405: protein MTKMKHCVVHQVVPLMLKNVSFDAKLAASTNLTHNPFTIESVSGVFKSIPTFFFLSPRSIGRQKGFRHRSPLKQRNLTKEAYNVRNNIFVLGPAAYRDPQKVALGLDKALEFYYWLEKFMGLCHNEITCREMAIVLARGNNTKGLWDFLKEMSRRGGRQLVSTSTVTCLIKVLGEEGLVNEALTTFYRMKQFHCKPDVYAYNVVINALCLVGNFNKARFLLEQMELPGFRCPPDVYTYTILISSYCKYGRQTGCRKATRRRIWEANHLFRIMLFKGFVPDVVTYNCLIDGCCKTYRIERALELFDDMNKRGCPPNRVTYNSFIRYYSTVNEIDRAVEMMRRMQKMNHGVPSSSSYTPIIHALCEAGRLLDARNFLAELVDAGSVPREYTYRLVCDALNAAGESNLLDDELHEVIRDGIRNRCRQLMKVKPIMRCKMLS, encoded by the coding sequence ATGACGAAGATGAAACACTGTGTAGTTCACCAAGTAGTGCCACTCATGCTAAAAAACGTCTCATTTGACGCCAAACTCGCAGCTTCAACAAATTTGACTCACAACCCATTCACTATAGAATCAGTTTCTGGTGTTTTCAAATCCATTCCAACTTTCTTCTTTCTGTCCCCTCGCTCTATTGGCCGCCAAAAGGGTTTTCGCCATCGCTCTCCTTTGAAGCAGCGGAACCTTACAAAAGAAGCCTACAATGTCCGCAACAATATTTTTGTTCTTGGTCCTGCAGCCTATAGAGACCCTCAAAAGGTCGCTCTAGGACTCGACAAAGCCCTGGAATTTTATTACTGGCTTGAAAAGTTTATGGGCCTCTGCCATAATGAAATAACGTGCAGGGAGATGGCTATTGTTTTAGCTAGAGGGAATAACACAAAGGGTCTCTGGGATTTTCTCAAAGAAATGTCCAGAAGAGGAGGTCGTCAGCTTGTGAGTACTTCTACTGTTACCTGTTTGATAAAAGTCCTAGGTGAAGAAGGGTTGGTTAATGAAGCATTGACTACTTTTTATCGCATGAAGCAGTTTCATTGTAAACCTGATGTTTATGCGTATAATGTGGTTATTAATGCTCTTTGCCTAGTTGGGAATTTTAATAAGGCAAGATTTTTGCTGGAACAAATGGAGTTACCAGGGTTTAGGTGTCCCCCGGATGTATATACTTATACTATATTGATTAGTTCTTATTGTAAGTATGGTAGGCAAACTGGGTGTAGAAAGGCTACTAGAAGGAGGATTTGGGAGGCTAATCACTTGTTTCGTATAATGTTGTTTAAGGGTTTTGTTCCAGATGTTGTTACATATAATTGTTTGATTGATGGTTGTTGCAAGACTTATCGAATTGAGCGGGCTTTGGAACTTTTTGATGATATGAATAAAAGGGGTTGTCCCCCGAACCGGGTTacttataattcttttatcagGTACTACAGCACTGTTAATGAGATTGATAGGGCTGTCGAGATGATGAGAAGGATGCAAAAGATGAATCATGGGGTACCTTCTTCAAGTTCTTATACACCAATTATACATGCATTGTGTGAAGCTGGAAGATTATTGGATGCCAGGAATTTTCTGGCTGAATTGGTCGATGCGGGTTCAGTACCTAGGGAGTACACATACAGGTTAGTTTGTGATGCTCTAAATGCAGCAGGGGAGTCCAATTTGCTAGATGATGAACTGCATGAAGTAATAAGGGATGGTATCAGAAATAGGTGTAGGCAATTGATGAAGGTAAAACCAATTATGAGGTGCAAAATGTTGTCATAG
- the LOC123229069 gene encoding uncharacterized protein LOC123229069: MVIDDSCRKPGAVPFKWEIRPGVPKIQQQHKQMVPPPKLDHQPRHSSLPSPQKLKPPPPAFQFHPPSEFPSHSIRSTPRAHSERWRLDQPGCFPTPLLIKRKESKRKDHVPRPSSQQGCFLDLETPPRWSFTSRRSFSPFTVSPASSSFSSYKSSPRPVVHAGLAGFGLF, translated from the coding sequence ATGGTCATTGATGATTCTTGTAGAAAACCTGGGGCTGTTCCCTTCAAGTGGGAGATCCGACCTGGTGTTCCTAAAATCCAACAACAGCACAAACAAATGGTGCCACCTCCTAAGCTTGACCACCAACCACGTCATTCATCATTGCCCTCACCGCAAAAGCTCAAACCCCCACCACCTGCCTTTCAATTCCATCCTCCATCCGAGTTCCCTAGCCACTCGATTCGGTCCACCCCGCGTGCCCATTCTGAGCGATGGAGGTTAGATCAACCTGGGTGTTTCCCGACTCCGTTGCTGATTAAACGCAAGGAAAGCAAGAGGAAGGATCATGTACCAAGACCCTCATCCCAACAAGGTTGCTTTTTAGACCTTGAAACGCCTCCCCGGTGGTCATTTACAAGCCGGAGGTCATTTTCTCCGTTCACTGTCTCACCGGCTTCGTCATCTTTCTCGTCCTATAAGTCATCGCCACGACCCGTGGTTCATGCGGGCTTGGCCGGGTTTGGACTTTTTTAA
- the LOC123228911 gene encoding replication factor C subunit 2, which yields MAPVLQSSQPWVEKYRPKQVKDVAHQDEVVRVLTNTLETTNCPHMLFYGPPGTGKTTTALAIAHQLFGPELYKSRVLELNASDDRGINVVRTKIKDFAAVAVGSGQRQGGYPCPPYKIIILDEADSMTEDAQNALRRTMETYSKVTRFFFICNYISRIIEPLASRCAKFRFKPLSEEIMTSRILYICKEEGLNLDVEALSTLSSISQGDLRRAITYLQGAARLYGSSISSKDLISVAGVIPQEVVEAHFSACRSSDFDVANKEVNNIIAEGYPVSLFLSQLFEVIVEAEDISDEQKARICKRMAEADKCLVDGADEYLQLLNVTSHVMRALSNMPEEFNYDT from the exons atgGCGCCAGTGTTGCAGAGCTCGCAACCCTGGGTTGAAAAATA TCGACCTAAGCAAGTGAAGGATGTGGCGCACCAGGACGAGGTGGTGCGAGTCCTCACCAACACTCTCGAGACAACTAAT TGTCCACACATGCTCTTTTATGGACCACCTGGAACCGGCAAAACTACCACCGCACTCGCCATAGCTCATCAGCTTTTCGG ACCTGAACTCTACAAATCTAGAGTGCTAGAGCTGAATGCTAGCGATGACCGTGGGATCAATGTTGTGCGAACTAAAATCAAAGATTTTGCTGCTGTGGCTGTAGGTTCTGGTCAGCGTCAAGG TGGTTATCCTTGCCCTCCATATAAGATTATTATCCTTGATGAGGCTGATTCAATGACTGAAGATGCCCAG AATGCTCTGAGACGCACAATGGAAACTTACTCCAAAGTTACAAGATTCTTTTTTATCTGTAATTACATTAGCAG GATCATAGAGCCCCTTGCTTCAAGATGTGCAAAGTTCAGGTTTAAGCCTCTTTCTGAGGAAATTATGACTAGCCGAATATTGTATATCTGTAAGGAAGAAGGACTCAATTTGGATGTAGAG GCTCTATCAACTTTAAGTTCTATCTCACAAGGTGATCTTCGACGGGCTATCACATACTTGCAA GGAGCTGCTCGATTATATGGATCATCAATTTCTTCTAAGGATCTAATTAGTGTGGCCGGG GTTATCCCACAGGAGGTAGTTGAGGCACATTTTTCAGCATGCAGAAGTAGTGACTTTGATGTTGCAAACAAGGAAGTTAATAACATTATTGCAGAGGGATATCCAGTCTCTCTGTTTCTTTCTCAG TTGTTTGAGGTAATTGTGGAAGCAGAAGATATATCTGATGAGCAGAAGGCTCGGATATGCAAACGTATGGCTGAAGCAGATAAG TGTTTAGTTGATGGCGCAGATGAGTACTTACAACTATTAAACGTGACAAGTCATGTAATGCGAGCTCTGAGTAACATGCCTGAAGAGTTTAATTATGATACTTAG
- the LOC123229676 gene encoding receptor-like protein 6, with product MGWLTLFYQLIFCLQLLLLYSQTFAKLCSQDQSSALLHFKQHFSFNNNRSPSICDEHKVQSFPKMNSWKEDGDCCSWDGVTCDTETGHVIGLDLSCSWLHGKIPSNSTLFLLSHMQSLSLCYNDFNYSEISPGFGRFPDLIVLRLSSSNFSGQLPSDISYLSKLVVLDFSGNSQVILEHLALEGMVRNLSKLEAVFLDDVNMSTTRPASFTNLSSSLTDLSLIDCRLVGHFPDSILRLPNLRTLRLQSNPNLTGFFPKVNWSSPIEILSVPFTNFSGQLPNSISNLMSLRFHGSIPVLPHHLRRFLISNNNMTGEITHLICNMSSIAILDLYNNSLSGTIPECLGNFNNSLKVLDLQKNRIYGNIPDSFAKGNHLRELSINDNWLEGAVPPSLENCTRLEVLNIGNNIKDIFPYWLRSLPKLQWSFAHKVF from the exons ATGGGTTGGTtaacattgttttatcaattaattttctgCCTTCAGTTGTTGCTTTTGTATTCTCAGACTTTCGCAAAACTTTGTTCTCAGGATCAAAGTTCTGCACTACTCCACTTCAAGCAACATTTTTCCTTCAATAACAATCGTTCACCTTCCATCTGTGATGAGCACAAGGTACAGTCTTTTCCCAAAATGAATTCATGGAAGGAAGATGGTGACTGCTGCTCATGGGACGGGGTTACATGTGACACAGAGACTGGTCACGTGATTGGCCTCGACCTTAGCTGCAGCTGGCTTCATGGCAAAATTCCCTCCAACAGCACtctctttctcctttctcaCATGCAAAGCCTAAGCCTTTGTTATAATGATTTCAATTACTCTGAGATTTCCCCTGGTTTTGGTCGATTTCCTGATTTGATAGTCCTTAGACTTTCGTCCTCCAATTTTTCCGGCCAACTTCCATCAGATATCTCCTACTTATCTAAGTTAGTTGTGCTTGACTTTTCTGGCAATTCTCAGGTGATTCTTGAACACCTTGCTTTGGAAGGGATGGTTCGAAATCTGTCCAAGTTGGAAGCAGTTTTTCTCGACGACGTAAATATGTCTACCACACGACCTGCTTCCTTTACAAATCTATCTTCTTCTTTGACAGACCTGAGTCTCATTGATTGTAGATTGGTAGGCCACTTTCCTGATAGTATCCTTCGCTTACCGAATCTACGAACCCTCCGTTTACAGTCGAACCCCAACTTAACAGGCTTCTTTCCGAAGGTTAACTGGAGCAGTCCCATTGAGATCTTGAGTGTTCCTTTTACAAATTTTTCGGGACAACTACCCAATTCAATCAGTAATTTGATGTCCTTGAG GTTTCATGGCTCAATTCCAGTTCTACCACATCACTTGAGACGATTTCTGATCTCCAACAATAACATGACAGGAGAGATTACTCATTTGATTTGCAATATGAGCTCAATTGCTATTCTTGATCTTTACAATAACAGCTTGAGTGGCACCATTCCAGAATGCTTGGGAAACTTCAACAATAGTCTTAAAGTGTTAGATCTGCAAAAGAATAGAATTTATGGAAATATTCCCGATTCATTTGCAAAAGGCAACCATTTGAGGGAACTTAGCATCAACGACAATTGGTTGGAAGGGGCTGTCCCACCATCTTTGGAAAATTGCACCAGGCTTGAAGTTTTAAATATTGGAAACAACATAAAGGATATATTCCCATATTGGTTGAGAAGTCTTCCAAAGTTGCAA TGGTCCTTTGCCCACAaagtattttga
- the LOC123228602 gene encoding receptor-like protein 9DC3 produces the protein MEGMKNVGEEGKTLQYLGDGYYQVSLIVNLKGSSFEMMKIIKDFTILDFSNNHFHGEIPKLIGNLHALRVLNLSQNNLTGCIPSSFENLTALESLDLSSNKLVGEIPPQLTNLNFLEVLNLSNNHLMGSIPQNNQFNTFPNTSYSGNAGLCGFPLSNRCGDDSAPHLSASNEDDMESENGFGWQAVFIGFGCGVPFGLIMGYFVFATGKPRWLVEMIEGKHLR, from the coding sequence atggaaGGTATGAAGAATGTTGGTGAAGAGGGAAAGACGTTGCAATACTTGGGTGATGGATACTATCAAGTTTCTCTGATAGTAAATCTAAAAGGCTCTAGTtttgaaatgatgaaaattatCAAAGACTTTACCATCCTGGATTTCTCAAACAATCATTTCCATGGAGAGATTCCAAAATTAATTGGAAATTTGCATGCACTTCGAGTTCTCAACCTTTCTCAGAATAATTTAACTGGTTGTATTCCatcatcttttgaaaatttgacaGCTCTCGAGTCATTAGACCTTTCTTCGAACAAGCTAGTGGGAGAGATTCCACCTCAATTGACAAATTTAAACTTTCTTGAAGTTTTAAACTTGTCAAATAACCATCTCATGGGTTCCATACCTCAGAATAACCAATTTAACACATTCCCAAATACTTCGTATAGCGGAAATGCGGGGTTGTGTGGATTTCCATTGTCAAACAGATGTGGTGATGACAGTGCGCCGCATCTCTCAGcatcaaatgaagatgatatGGAGTCCGAGAATGGATTTGGCTGGCAAGCGGTGTTTATAGGGTTTGGATGTGGAGTGCCGTTTGGATTAATTATGGGATATTTTGTGTTCGCAACTGGGAAGCCTCGATGGCTAGTTGAGATGATCGAAGGAAAACATCTTAGATAG
- the LOC123229677 gene encoding receptor-like protein Cf-9 homolog, producing the protein MNSWKEEGDCCSWDGVTCDRETGHVIGLDLSCSWLHGYIPSNSTLFLLSHLQSLNLCYNDFNYSQISPGFGQFSDLTVLRLSYSNFSGQLPLDISHLSKLVVLDLSGNSQVILEHPVLEGMVQNLSKLEAVFLDDVDMSTAARTASFTNLSSSLIDLSLIDCRLVGYFPESILRLPNLRTLHLQLNPNLTGIFPKVNWSSPIETLNVAYTNFSGQLPNSISNVMSLRYLDLFGCNFFGLIPPSLANLTQLIFLGLGKNHFYGHIPSSLSNLGQLQVFDLSWNHLTGEIPSDIFVNLTQLSFVSFRSNQLVGPIPSRASGLQNLAVLSVNENMLNGSLPSWLFTLPRVEFIDLGYNQLAGHIVEFQCQFLESLCLDQNRFHGSIPVLPHSLRLFFISNNSMTGGITHLICNMSLIAILDLYNNNLSGTIPDCLGNFNSSLRVLDLQKNRMYGNIPDSFAQGNHLRELSINCNWLEGTVPRSLENCTKLEVLNIGNNNIKDIFPHWLSSLPELRVFVLRSNKFYGIISASSAEANHSFPKLRFFDISNNTFSGPLPTKYFESMKAMQNVVKVGKKLRYLGDGYYQVSLILNLKGSSFEMMKIINEFTIMDFSYNNFHGEIPKIIGNLHALQILNLSRNSLSGCIPSSFGNLLSLESLDLSSNKLTGEIPRQLTNLNFLEVLNLSNNHLTGSIPQNNQFNTFPNTSYGGNAGLCGFPLSNKCGDDSALHISASNEDDMESNNGFDWQVVLIGFGCGVPFGLIIGCFVFATGKP; encoded by the coding sequence ATGAATTCTTGGAAGGAAGAAGGTGACTGTTGTTCGTGGGACGGGGTTACATGTGACAGGGAGACCGGTCACGTGATTGGCCTTGACCTTAGCTGCAGCTGGCTTCATGGTTACATTCCCTCCAACAGCACTCTGTTTCTCCTTTCTCACTTGCAAAGCCTAAACCTTTGTTACAATGATTTCAATTACTCCCAGATTTCCCCTGGCTTTGGTCAATTTTCTGATTTGACAGTCCTTAGACTTTCATACTCCAATTTTTCCGGCCAGCTTCCATTAGATATCTCCCATTTATCTAAGTTAGTTGTGCTTGACCTTTCTGGCAATTCTCAGGTGATTCTTGAACACCCTGTCTTGGAAGGGATGGTTCAAAATCTGTCCAAGTTGGAAGCAGTTTTTCTTGACGACGTAGATATGTCTACCGCCGCACGAACTGCTTCCTTTACAAATCTATCTTCTTCTTTGATAGACCTGAGTCTCATTGATTGTCGATTGGTAGGCTACTTTCCCGAAAGTATCCTTCGCTTACCGAATCTACGAACCCTCCATTTACAGTTGAACCCCAACTTAACGGGCATCTTTCCGAAGGTTAACTGGAGCAGTCCCATTGAAACTCTGAATGTTGCTTACACAAATTTTTCTGGACAATTACCCAATTCAATCAGCAATGTGATGTCCTTGAGGTATTTGGATCTCTTTGGATGCAATTTTTTCGGGTTAATTCCTCCGTCACTTGCTAACCTTACACAACTTATCTTTTTGGGCCTTGGAAAAAACCATTTTTATGGCCACATCCCATCATCCCTTTCAAATCTTGGGCAGCTCCAAGTTTTCGATCTTTCATGGAACCATCTAACAGGTGAAATTCCCTCCGATATTTTTGTCAACCTTACTCAACTTTCTTTCGTATCCTTCCGAAGTAATCAACTAGTTGGTCCAATCCCCTCTCGTGCAAGTGGACTTCAAAATTTAGCTGTTCTCTCTGTGAATGAGAACATGCTCAACGGGTCTCTGCCCTCTTGGCTATTCACTCTGCCACGGGTGGAATTTATAGACCTTGGTTACAATCAACTAGCCGGGCACATCGTTGAATTCCAATGCCAGTTCTTAGAGTCTCTGTGTTTGGACCAAAATAGGTTTCATGGCTCAATTCCAGTTCTACCACATTCattgagattattttttatctccaaCAATAGTATGACAGGAGGGATTACTCATCTGATTTGCAATATGAGCTTGATTGCTATTCTTGATCTTTATAATAACAACTTGAGTGGCACCATTCCAGACTGCTTGGGAAACTTCAACAGTAGTCTTCGAGTGTTAGATCTGCAAAAGAATAGAATGTATGGAAATATTCCCGATTCATTTGCACAAGGCAATCATTTGAGGGAACTCAGCATCAACTGCAATTGGTTGGAAGGGACTGTCCCACGATCTTTGGAGAATTGCACCAAGCTCGAAGTTTTAAATATTGGAAACAACAACATAAAGGATATATTCCCACATTGGTTGAGCAGTCTTCCAGAGTTGCGAGTTTTTGTTCTTCGTTCCAATAAATTCTACGGAATTATATCAGCTTCGTCCGCTGAGGCTAATCATTCGTTTCCTAAGTTAAGATTCTTCGATATTTCAAATAATACTTTTAGTGGTCCTTTGCCCACAAAGTATTTTGAAAGTATGAAAGCTATGCAGAATGTTGTTAAAGTGGGAAAGAAGTTGCGATACTTGGGTGATGGATACTATCAAGTTTCTCTGATATTAAATCTGAAAGGCTCTAGTtttgaaatgatgaaaattatCAATGAGTTTACTATCATGGATTTCTCCTACAATAATTTCCATGGCGAGATTCCGAAAATAATTGGAAATCTGCATGCGCTTCAGATTCTCAACCTTTCTCGTAATAGTTTAAGTGGCTGTATTCCATCATCTTTCGGAAATTTGTTATCTCTCGAGTCATTAGACCTTTCTTCAAACAAGCTTACGGGAGAAATTCCCCGTCAGTTGACAAATTTGAACTTTCTTGAAGTTTTAAACTTGTCAAATAACCATCTCACAGGTTCCATACCTCAGAATAACCAATTTAACACATTCCCAAATACTTCGTATGGCGGGAATGCGGGGTTGTGTGGATTTCCATTATCAAACAAATGTGGTGACGACAGTGCGCTGCATATCTCAGCATCAAATGAAGATGACATGGAGTCCAATAACGGATTTGACTGGCAAGTGGTGTTGATAGGGTTTGGCTGTGGAGTGCCGTTTGGATTAATTATTGGGTGTTTTGTGTTCGCAACTGGGAAGCCTTAA
- the LOC123229185 gene encoding cyclin-A1-4-like, translated as MSSRNLRHSSSSARRLPSASENSIKKITISKPQLAKKRPALTDITNQKNESEIGSRVLGSLPPKPIVPCSAKIAKKKESSPHAYDKGLSGNTLPATSCVYSDGILLPKSGQSTFRAFSSPNSSFIILPTESTVQVPRSTDVSPSKSVGGSVSLDETMSTCNSLRSPEFEYIDNEGNSTIKSIEMRTYSTLNISDHEKREGSFFEKRDILAEIESTVDFDDTDYNVKDPQFCATSAPEIFKHLHASEGKKRPSTDFMEKVQKDINASMRAIMIDWLVEVAEEYTLVPETLFLTVNYVDRYLSGNVINRQKLQLLGVSCLMIAAKYEEICAPQVEEFCYVTDNTYSKEEVLQMESAVLNYLKFEMTVPTAKCFLRHFVHAAQGSYEISSLQLECLANYIVELSLLEYNMLSYAPSLVAASATFLANFILSPSKKPWNSTLGHYTLYQPPDLSDCVKALHRLFCKGGHPNLSAIREKYSQHKYKYVAKKYCPSSIPAEIFQDMNE; from the exons ATGTCATCGCGAAATCTTCGTCATTCGTCATCATCGGCTAGGAGGCTTCCATCTGCCTCTGAAAActccattaaaaaaattactatatcGAAGCCCCAATTGGCCAAGAAGCGACCGGCTCTCACTGATATAACCAACCAGAAAAATGAGTCTGAAATCGGGTCGCGGGTTTTGGGGAGCCTTCCTCCTAAGCCCATT GTGCCATGTTCAGCTAAAATTGCCAAGAAAAAGGAATCTTCTCCTCATGCTTATGATAAAGGGCTTTCTGGAAATACTTTGCCCGCAACATCATGTGTGTATAGTGATGGCATATTGTTGCCCAAAAGTGGTCAATCTACGTTTAGAGCCTTCTCTAGTCCAAATAGCAGTTTCATTATCCTTCCTACTGAGAGTACAGTTCAGGTACCCAGAAGCACAGATGTTTCTCCAAGCAAATCAGTTGGTGGTTCTGTTTCCTTGGATGAGACCATGTCTACTTGCAATTCATTGAGGAGTCCagaatttgaatatatagataatgaaGGCAATTCAACAATTAAATCTATTGAGATGAGGACATATAGCACCCTCAACATTTCAGATCATGAAAAAAGAGAAGGTTCTTTCTTTGAAAAGAGAGATATATTAGCAGAGATTGAATCGActgttgattttgatgatacTGATTACAATGTCAAGGATCCCCAATTTTGTGCAACTAGTGCTCCTGAAATTTTTAAGCACTTGCATGCATCTGAG GGGAAGAAAAGGCCTTCTACTGATTTCATGGAAAAGGTTCAAAAAGACATCAATGCTAGCATGCGTGCAATAATGATTGATTGGCTAGTGGAG GTTGCTGAAGAGTACACACTTGTACCAGAGACTCTATTCTTGACAGTCAATTACGTAGACCGTTATCTTTCTGGCAATGTAATAAATCGGCAGAAGTTACAACTCCTTGGTGTTTCCTGCTTGATGATTGCAGC AAAATATGAGGAAATATGTGCACCTCAAGTGGAAGAATTCTGTTATGTTACTGATAACACATACTCCAAAGAGGAG GTTCTTCAAATGGAATCTGCAGTATTGAATTACTTGAAGTTTGAAATGACAGTCCCAACAGCTAAATGTTTTCTAAG GCACTTTGTTCATGCTGCTCAAGGAAGTTATGAG ATCTCATCACTGCAGTTGGAGTGCTTGGCAAACTATATAGTGGAATTATCCCTTCTGGAATACAACATGCTTTCATATGCCCCCTCACTAGTAGCTGCATCCGCGACTTTCTTGGCCAATTTTATTCTTTCTCCATCCAAGAAACCTTGG AATTCTACCCTTGGGCATTACACACTTTACCAACCTCCGGATTTGTCTGACTGTGTCAAGGCACTGCATCGTCTCTTTTGCAAGGGTGGTCACCCCAATTTGTCTGCAATCAGGGAGAAGTACAGCCAGCATAAG TACAAATACGTGGCCAAAAAGTACTGTCCCAGTTCAATACCTGCTGAGATTTTCCAAGACATGAATGAGTAG